The Carnobacterium sp. 17-4 genome has a window encoding:
- the ftsE gene encoding cell division ATP-binding protein FtsE — MIEMQNVYKKYPNGITAINGLSVRIESGEFVYVVGPSGAGKSTFIKMIYREEKATKGTIKVGDFDLMTIKEKNIPFLRRYVGVVFQDFKLLPKLTVYENIAYAMEVVEKNPKAIQKRVLEVLELVGLKHKVRMFPNELSGGEQQRIAIARAIANTPHVLIADEPTGNLDPDTSWEIMKILEEISNQGTTVIMATHNSQIVNVVKHRVLAVENGRIVRDQLEGDYGYEA, encoded by the coding sequence ATGATTGAAATGCAAAATGTCTACAAGAAGTATCCTAACGGTATTACAGCTATTAATGGTTTATCTGTTCGTATAGAGTCAGGTGAATTTGTATATGTTGTCGGGCCTAGTGGAGCTGGTAAATCAACTTTTATAAAGATGATTTATCGTGAAGAAAAAGCAACTAAAGGTACAATTAAAGTCGGAGATTTTGATTTAATGACTATTAAAGAAAAAAACATTCCTTTTTTAAGACGTTATGTCGGAGTTGTATTCCAAGATTTTAAATTACTTCCAAAATTAACAGTGTATGAAAATATTGCCTATGCGATGGAAGTTGTCGAAAAAAACCCTAAAGCCATTCAAAAAAGAGTATTAGAAGTTCTCGAACTAGTCGGTCTAAAACACAAAGTACGTATGTTTCCTAATGAATTATCAGGTGGAGAGCAACAGCGAATTGCCATTGCAAGAGCTATTGCAAATACGCCTCATGTCTTAATTGCAGATGAGCCAACTGGGAACCTTGATCCAGATACATCATGGGAAATCATGAAAATTTTGGAAGAAATCAGTAATCAAGGAACAACTGTAATTATGGCAACTCATAATAGTCAAATCGTTAACGTTGTTAAACACCGTGTACTTGCGGTTGAGAATGGACGCATTGTCCGAGATCAATTGGAAGGAGATTACGGTTATGAAGCCTAG
- the ftsX gene encoding permease-like cell division protein FtsX, giving the protein MKPRTAKRHVIDSLKSLKRNGWMSFAAISAVTVTLLLVGSFIAMLMNVNKLATDIENDVSVRVYIDLAANEEQQQQLQSELETLDNVESVEFSSREDELEQVVGSYGDEFNLFDGDDNPLYDVYIVNTDDPENTAPVAEQIEELDYVTQVNYGGATADNLFKTMNTVRNVGAVVIVALILTAVFLISNTIRITIFSRRTEIEIMKLVGATNWYIRWPFLIEGALIGLIGAIIPVTILSFVYVASFDVLTNFLKGTYFALLTPNPFLYQVGGLMLAIGIIIGAIGSFMSIRKFLKV; this is encoded by the coding sequence ATGAAGCCTAGAACAGCAAAAAGACATGTTATTGATAGTTTGAAAAGTTTGAAGAGAAATGGCTGGATGTCATTTGCAGCTATTAGTGCTGTAACAGTAACTCTACTATTAGTTGGATCATTTATTGCAATGTTAATGAACGTAAATAAGCTAGCTACTGATATTGAAAATGATGTAAGTGTTAGAGTATATATTGATTTAGCCGCAAATGAAGAACAACAACAACAATTACAGTCAGAATTAGAAACACTTGATAATGTGGAATCAGTTGAATTCTCAAGTCGTGAAGATGAATTAGAGCAAGTAGTCGGCAGCTATGGTGATGAATTTAATTTATTTGATGGAGACGATAATCCTTTATACGATGTATATATTGTAAATACAGATGATCCAGAAAATACAGCACCTGTTGCAGAACAGATTGAAGAGTTAGATTACGTCACTCAAGTCAATTATGGTGGAGCAACTGCAGATAACTTATTTAAAACGATGAATACGGTTCGTAACGTTGGAGCAGTCGTGATTGTTGCGTTGATTCTGACAGCTGTATTTTTAATTTCAAATACGATTCGAATCACAATCTTTTCACGCCGTACTGAGATTGAAATTATGAAATTAGTCGGTGCAACAAATTGGTATATCAGATGGCCTTTCTTAATTGAAGGAGCTTTAATAGGGCTGATTGGTGCAATTATACCAGTAACGATTTTGAGCTTTGTATACGTTGCATCATTTGATGTACTAACAAATTTCTTAAAAGGTACGTATTTTGCACTCCTAACGCCAAATCCATTTTTATACCAAGTTGGCGGATTAATGCTGGCAATCGGGATTATTATCGGTGCAATCGGATCATTCATGTCAATTAGAAAATTCTTAAAAGTATAA
- the prfB gene encoding peptide chain release factor 2 (programmed frameshift) yields MELSDIRNNLETADKKINGFGRSLDLETLERDIAEYNDRMTEPTFWDDAQKAQAIINEANELKEKYNQYKDLLTEKEELDLLLEMVKEENDEELVKELDSKINPFLDKLDQYELELLLSDPYDKNNAIIELHPGAGGTESQDWGNLLLRMYTRWAEKRGFKIETLDYQSGDEAGIKSVTLLIKGMNAYGYLKAEKGVHRLVRISPFDSAGRRHTSFVSIDVVPELDDSVDIKINSDDLKVDTYRASGAGGQHINTTDSAVRITHMPTGVVVASQAQRSQLKNREQAMSMLKAKLHQLEVEEHEKEMAAIRGEQLEIGWGSQIRSYVFHPYSMVKDHRTNYETGNISQVMDGGIDPFIQAYLRSKISTTEE; encoded by the exons ATGGAATTAAGTGATATTAGAAATAATTTAGAAACTGCGGATAAAAAAATAAACGGTTTTGGGAGGTCTCTT GACTTAGAAACATTAGAAAGAGACATTGCTGAATACAATGATAGAATGACAGAACCCACATTTTGGGATGATGCACAAAAAGCTCAAGCGATTATCAATGAAGCAAATGAGTTGAAAGAAAAATACAATCAATATAAAGATCTTTTAACTGAAAAAGAGGAATTAGACCTATTACTAGAAATGGTAAAAGAAGAAAACGATGAAGAACTAGTAAAAGAATTGGATAGTAAAATCAATCCCTTCTTAGATAAACTAGATCAATATGAGTTGGAACTACTATTGAGTGACCCATATGATAAGAATAATGCGATTATTGAGCTGCATCCAGGAGCAGGTGGAACTGAATCACAAGATTGGGGCAACCTGCTGCTTAGAATGTATACACGCTGGGCTGAAAAAAGAGGATTTAAAATTGAAACACTGGATTACCAATCTGGTGATGAGGCAGGGATTAAAAGTGTAACTCTGCTGATTAAAGGAATGAATGCTTATGGTTACTTGAAAGCTGAAAAAGGCGTTCATCGTTTAGTACGAATTTCCCCATTCGATTCTGCAGGTCGCAGACATACTTCTTTTGTTTCAATTGATGTTGTACCCGAACTAGATGACAGTGTGGATATAAAAATCAATTCGGATGATTTGAAAGTGGATACCTATCGGGCAAGTGGAGCTGGTGGACAGCACATTAATACAACAGATTCAGCTGTCCGAATCACGCATATGCCAACTGGAGTTGTAGTGGCTAGTCAAGCACAACGTTCACAATTAAAAAATAGAGAACAAGCAATGAGCATGCTAAAAGCGAAATTGCATCAACTTGAGGTAGAAGAGCATGAAAAAGAAATGGCCGCTATTAGAGGCGAACAGTTAGAAATTGGTTGGGGATCACAAATTAGATCCTATGTCTTCCATCCTTATTCAATGGTAAAAGATCATCGGACAAATTATGAAACAGGTAATATCAGTCAGGTTATGGACGGCGGAATTGACCCGTTTATACAAGCTTATCTGAGAAGTAAAATCTCAACAACTGAAGAATAA